A single window of Archangium gephyra DNA harbors:
- a CDS encoding DUF2381 family protein: MRPRPWSVLLWVLLLSTAAMAREARQGTVLVAGHPGAAPPVLYVAARVSTLVDFEGLLEPRVALTPELGERLAVLPVGARSLVVVPVRDLARGERMLLPVTGRTEAGEPRAVTLALVTREDEVDVQVQVSLGTREPRVLEASAEGGVGTVAGMLLASHEPGASPGLSLVMPAEGLMRTQAGEVEGRLESVLQMDRGRLFVTVTVRFTTRPLRPWRLGRARVEAGCWKERARADVALPVVVTSAISGPRVQRHTLAIRLPEGAGCLSLTLEEDGPRTLHLQDWRLPP, from the coding sequence GTGCGCCCACGTCCCTGGTCCGTCCTGCTCTGGGTCCTCCTCCTGTCCACGGCGGCCATGGCGCGGGAGGCGCGGCAGGGGACCGTGCTCGTCGCGGGACACCCGGGAGCAGCGCCGCCCGTGCTGTACGTGGCCGCGCGGGTGTCCACGCTGGTGGACTTCGAGGGCCTGCTCGAACCGCGCGTGGCGCTGACGCCCGAGCTGGGCGAGCGCCTCGCGGTGCTTCCCGTGGGAGCGCGCTCGCTGGTGGTGGTGCCCGTGCGCGACCTGGCGCGGGGCGAGCGCATGCTGCTGCCGGTGACGGGGCGGACGGAGGCCGGCGAGCCCCGTGCGGTGACGCTGGCGCTCGTCACCCGGGAGGACGAGGTGGACGTGCAGGTGCAGGTGTCCCTCGGGACGCGCGAGCCCCGGGTGCTGGAGGCCTCGGCGGAGGGCGGGGTGGGCACGGTGGCGGGGATGCTGCTCGCGAGCCATGAGCCGGGGGCGAGCCCGGGGCTGTCGCTCGTCATGCCAGCCGAGGGCCTGATGCGTACGCAAGCAGGCGAGGTCGAGGGGCGGCTTGAATCCGTTCTCCAGATGGACCGGGGGCGCCTCTTCGTCACGGTGACGGTCAGGTTCACGACACGACCCCTCCGCCCATGGCGCCTTGGCCGGGCCCGGGTGGAGGCGGGATGTTGGAAGGAGCGCGCGAGGGCGGATGTGGCGCTCCCCGTCGTCGTCACCTCCGCCATCTCCGGACCACGAGTGCAACGCCACACCCTGGCCATCCGGCTGCCGGAAGGGGCCGGGTGTCTGTCATTGACCCTGGAGGAGGATGGTCCCCGGACACTGCACCTCCAGGACTGGAGGCTCCCTCCATGA
- a CDS encoding SDR family oxidoreductase, with protein MASAAAEPKGPRVLVTGASGNVGAPLVEHLVAGGARVLVASREGTRAPVGAKAVRFDFEDAATHAPALEGVEKVFLLRPPAISDVKRYMLPVVRAAKDAGVRHVVFLSLLGVEKNPVMPHAHVERFILEAGLPHTFLRPSFFMQNLSTTHRDDIREHDEIFVPAGKGRTGFIDARDIAAVAARTLLEDGHEGKAYDLTGSEALTYAEVAALFTEVLGRPIRYPEPGALRFAARWYQRKHPVAFIAVMTGIYTVCRLGLAGTVTPETQTLLGRAPISMRQFIQDHQACWR; from the coding sequence ATGGCAAGCGCGGCCGCTGAGCCGAAGGGCCCGCGCGTGCTGGTGACGGGGGCCTCGGGCAACGTGGGCGCGCCGCTGGTGGAGCACCTGGTGGCCGGGGGTGCGCGGGTGCTCGTCGCCTCGCGCGAGGGGACGCGGGCGCCCGTGGGGGCGAAGGCCGTGCGCTTCGACTTCGAGGATGCGGCGACGCATGCGCCCGCGCTGGAGGGGGTGGAGAAGGTGTTCCTCCTGCGCCCGCCGGCCATCTCGGACGTGAAGCGGTACATGCTGCCCGTGGTGCGCGCGGCGAAGGACGCGGGCGTGCGGCACGTCGTCTTCCTGTCGCTGCTCGGGGTGGAGAAGAACCCGGTGATGCCCCACGCCCACGTGGAGCGCTTCATCCTGGAGGCCGGGCTGCCGCATACCTTCCTGCGCCCCAGCTTCTTCATGCAGAACCTGAGCACCACCCACCGCGACGACATCCGCGAGCACGATGAGATTTTCGTCCCCGCGGGCAAGGGGCGCACGGGCTTCATCGACGCGCGGGACATCGCCGCCGTGGCCGCGCGCACGCTGCTGGAGGACGGGCACGAGGGCAAGGCGTATGACCTCACCGGCTCCGAGGCCCTCACCTACGCCGAGGTGGCCGCGCTCTTCACCGAGGTGCTCGGCCGGCCCATCCGCTACCCCGAGCCCGGGGCTCTGCGCTTCGCCGCGCGCTGGTACCAGCGGAAGCATCCGGTCGCCTTCATCGCGGTGATGACTGGCATCTACACCGTGTGCCGGCTGGGGCTCGCGGGGACGGTGACGCCCGAAACCCAGACATTGCTGGGACGGGCGCCCATTTCCATGCGCCAGTTCATCCAGGACCACCAGGCCTGCTGGAGGTGA
- a CDS encoding adenylate/guanylate cyclase domain-containing protein yields the protein MRASLRSSPAPDGFDAVLGETVRHMETRVAHVATSAGVIATVLVLVAFFSGSQIPAIILCATVGYLLWYSCVSLVLRTGHFRPWMRYASSLVDVSMGTVVALLDLHVNGPAFALSAGGPALYAVGVAAATPRLQPRLCLFAGLAAATQLVAVIHFVLRPAASAEMLATGAYDFYVTLAKAIFLVTLGALGTVASGSMRSLLMRLTESAVERERVRGLLGMHVSEQVMEHLLSGNLPDGGERRAVTVCFTDIRGFTRLAESQPPEETLRLLNLYFGRMCEIVAAHGGLVNKFLGDGMLIVFGAPTHQPDDARRALAAAREMLAEAARMREQGEFPGLRIGVGLHRGEAVVGNVGGAQRQEYTVIGDTVNTASRVQDLTKVLGRSLLLTRECREALGEDGALEPLGAHFVKGRVQQLEVFGVPELDSRQAA from the coding sequence ATGCGCGCCTCCCTCCGCTCCAGCCCCGCCCCCGATGGCTTCGACGCCGTCCTCGGGGAGACCGTCCGGCACATGGAGACGCGGGTGGCCCACGTCGCCACCAGCGCGGGCGTCATCGCCACCGTGCTGGTGCTCGTCGCCTTCTTCTCCGGCTCGCAGATTCCCGCCATCATCCTCTGCGCCACCGTCGGCTACCTCCTCTGGTACTCGTGCGTCTCGCTGGTGCTGCGCACCGGCCACTTCCGTCCGTGGATGCGCTACGCGTCCTCGCTCGTCGACGTGTCCATGGGCACCGTCGTCGCCCTGTTGGACCTCCACGTCAACGGCCCCGCCTTCGCCCTGTCCGCCGGCGGGCCCGCCCTGTATGCCGTGGGCGTCGCCGCCGCCACCCCCCGCCTCCAGCCCCGCCTCTGTCTCTTCGCCGGCCTGGCCGCCGCCACCCAGCTCGTCGCCGTCATCCACTTCGTCCTGCGTCCCGCCGCCTCCGCGGAGATGCTCGCCACCGGCGCGTATGACTTCTACGTCACCCTCGCCAAGGCCATCTTCCTCGTCACCCTGGGCGCGCTCGGCACGGTGGCCAGCGGCTCCATGCGCTCGCTGCTCATGCGCCTCACCGAGAGCGCCGTCGAGCGCGAGCGCGTGCGCGGCCTCTTGGGCATGCACGTGAGCGAGCAGGTCATGGAGCACCTGCTCTCCGGCAACCTCCCCGACGGCGGCGAGCGCCGCGCCGTCACCGTCTGCTTCACCGACATCCGCGGCTTCACCCGGCTCGCCGAGTCCCAGCCTCCCGAGGAGACGCTGCGCCTGCTCAACCTCTACTTCGGGCGCATGTGTGAGATCGTCGCGGCCCATGGCGGGCTGGTGAACAAGTTCCTCGGGGATGGGATGCTGATTGTCTTTGGCGCGCCCACGCACCAGCCGGACGACGCGCGCCGGGCGCTGGCCGCCGCGCGCGAGATGCTCGCCGAGGCCGCCCGCATGCGCGAGCAGGGGGAGTTCCCCGGCCTGCGCATTGGCGTGGGCCTGCACCGCGGCGAGGCCGTCGTGGGCAACGTGGGCGGCGCCCAGCGCCAGGAGTACACCGTCATCGGCGACACGGTGAACACCGCCTCGCGCGTGCAGGATCTCACCAAGGTGCTCGGCCGCTCCCTGCTCCTCACCCGCGAGTGCCGCGAGGCCCTCGGCGAGGACGGGGCCCTCGAGCCGCTCGGCGCCCACTTCGTGAAGGGCCGCGTCCAGCAGCTCGAGGTGTTCGGCGTGCCCGAGCTGGACTCGCGCCAGGCCGCCTGA
- a CDS encoding TIGR04222 domain-containing membrane protein — MNPLDWNGEQFLEAYLPFGLVMLIAASLWRSLLKWSEPSEEPRPGELELDPYQVAMLERREGGVRAAVAALVHAGALRFESGVLKAVDGPPLRLLPFERAVYEAVAGGLKEVSQLETKLSRELDRMEEGLRQRGLLLSPEMAERYKYPRFLFYGVALGLGGMKLLVGLWRDKPVGYLVIVILFGMMMGSLLLQGAPRRTKRGDKALAMLRRDNEALRTTAKADGAWGAMSSGSVAMAVALFGTGLLAASGMGDLRDYLVPPGSGGSDIGGDSGGGGDGGGDGGSSCGGGGCGGCGGGGGD, encoded by the coding sequence ATGAACCCGTTGGATTGGAATGGCGAGCAGTTCCTGGAAGCGTACCTGCCGTTCGGCCTGGTGATGCTGATCGCGGCGAGTCTCTGGCGGTCCCTGTTGAAGTGGAGCGAGCCGTCGGAGGAGCCGCGCCCCGGCGAGTTGGAGCTGGACCCCTACCAGGTGGCGATGCTCGAGCGGAGGGAGGGCGGGGTGAGGGCGGCGGTGGCGGCGCTGGTGCATGCCGGGGCGCTGCGATTCGAGAGCGGGGTGCTGAAGGCGGTGGACGGGCCGCCGCTGCGGCTGCTGCCCTTCGAGCGCGCGGTGTACGAGGCGGTGGCCGGTGGACTGAAGGAGGTCTCGCAGCTGGAGACGAAGCTGAGCCGGGAGCTCGACCGGATGGAGGAGGGGCTGCGTCAGCGGGGCCTGCTGCTGAGTCCCGAGATGGCCGAGCGGTACAAGTACCCGAGGTTCCTCTTCTACGGAGTGGCGCTGGGGCTGGGAGGGATGAAGCTGCTGGTGGGGCTGTGGCGCGACAAGCCGGTGGGGTACCTGGTGATCGTGATCCTCTTCGGCATGATGATGGGCTCCCTGCTGTTGCAGGGCGCGCCGCGGCGCACGAAGCGGGGTGACAAGGCGCTGGCGATGCTGCGGCGGGACAACGAGGCGCTGCGGACGACGGCGAAGGCGGACGGGGCGTGGGGGGCGATGAGCAGCGGGAGTGTGGCGATGGCGGTGGCGCTCTTCGGGACGGGGCTGCTGGCGGCCTCGGGGATGGGAGACCTGCGCGACTACCTGGTGCCGCCGGGGAGCGGGGGTTCCGACATCGGGGGTGACAGTGGAGGAGGCGGCGACGGCGGAGGAGACGGGGGCAGCAGTTGCGGCGGCGGAGGCTGCGGCGGTTGTGGGGGTGGAGGCGGGGATTGA
- a CDS encoding alpha/beta fold hydrolase — MAETRVGGARIRYDDVGQGEPTLLFIPGWCTSREVFRKLAPWSSILHRALVVDLPGHGESQQPGPGFDNTTVVDTLRAVIDASGARQVVPVALSHGGWWALELRRQLGPRIPALVLLDWLVLEPPPPFLQALKALQSPQWKQARDGLFSLWLQGVSSPDVIRFVRDDMGSFGEDMWKRAGREIEQVYTRSGSPLEALSTLSPPVPTLHLYSQPEDSAWLDAQRSFASSHPWFQVQKLPARSHFPMLELPEEMAARIGRFLDAALATHPGGLAPPPT, encoded by the coding sequence ATGGCCGAGACGCGCGTGGGTGGGGCTCGCATCCGTTACGACGACGTGGGACAGGGAGAGCCCACGCTGCTCTTCATCCCCGGCTGGTGCACCAGCCGCGAGGTGTTCCGCAAGCTCGCCCCGTGGAGCTCCATCCTGCACCGCGCGCTCGTGGTGGACCTGCCCGGCCACGGCGAGTCCCAGCAGCCCGGCCCCGGCTTCGACAACACCACCGTGGTGGACACCCTGCGCGCCGTCATCGACGCCAGCGGCGCGCGCCAGGTGGTGCCCGTGGCCCTCTCCCACGGCGGCTGGTGGGCCCTGGAGCTGCGGCGCCAGCTGGGCCCGCGCATCCCCGCCCTCGTGCTCCTGGACTGGCTCGTGCTGGAGCCGCCTCCGCCCTTCCTCCAGGCCCTGAAGGCCCTCCAGTCCCCCCAGTGGAAGCAGGCCCGCGACGGGCTCTTCTCCCTGTGGCTGCAGGGGGTGAGCTCGCCGGACGTCATCCGCTTCGTCCGCGACGACATGGGCTCCTTCGGCGAGGACATGTGGAAGCGCGCCGGCCGGGAGATAGAGCAGGTGTACACGCGCTCCGGCAGCCCGCTGGAGGCGCTCTCCACCCTCTCGCCCCCCGTCCCCACCCTCCACCTCTACTCCCAGCCCGAGGACAGCGCCTGGCTGGACGCCCAACGCTCGTTCGCCTCCTCGCACCCCTGGTTCCAGGTGCAGAAGCTCCCCGCCCGCAGCCACTTCCCCATGCTGGAGCTCCCCGAGGAGATGGCCGCCCGCATCGGCCGCTTCCTCGACGCGGCGCTGGCCACCCACCCTGGTGGGTTGGCTCCTCCGCCCACTTGA
- a CDS encoding TetR/AcrR family transcriptional regulator, which produces MARPRQVLDEEILVAARACFIEHGASVSTEAIAARLGVSGPALLKRFGSKRELLKAAFAVGKPPPWLHLLEEGPDTRELTVQLRELAGAIDAFFRNMVPAFAVLREAGITPEEWRGENKAEIPGPARSYHAMTGWFRRAQEQGQLREGDPGVMASLFLAGLQYRYFLAHVTNESVPTEAEDPWLDRMVDTFWRGVAPEASHGKRGR; this is translated from the coding sequence ATGGCGCGTCCCCGACAGGTCCTGGACGAGGAGATTCTGGTAGCGGCCCGGGCGTGTTTCATCGAGCACGGAGCCTCGGTGAGCACGGAGGCGATCGCCGCGCGTCTGGGGGTGTCGGGGCCGGCGCTGCTCAAACGGTTTGGGAGCAAACGGGAGCTGCTCAAGGCGGCGTTCGCGGTGGGCAAGCCTCCACCGTGGCTGCACCTGCTGGAAGAGGGCCCGGACACGCGCGAGCTGACGGTGCAGCTGCGCGAGCTGGCGGGCGCCATCGATGCGTTCTTCCGGAACATGGTGCCGGCCTTCGCGGTGCTGCGCGAGGCGGGCATCACCCCCGAGGAGTGGCGGGGCGAGAACAAGGCGGAGATTCCCGGCCCGGCGCGCTCGTACCATGCGATGACGGGCTGGTTCCGCCGGGCGCAGGAGCAGGGCCAGCTGCGCGAGGGAGACCCCGGCGTGATGGCCAGCCTCTTCCTGGCGGGCCTGCAGTACCGCTACTTCCTGGCCCACGTGACGAACGAGAGCGTCCCCACGGAGGCCGAGGATCCCTGGTTGGATCGCATGGTGGACACCTTCTGGCGTGGAGTGGCACCGGAGGCGAGCCATGGCAAGCGCGGCCGCTGA
- a CDS encoding PDDEXK nuclease domain-containing protein, translating into MPSRLSLPTGYVTFLEELKAGIRQAQVRAVLAANSELVLLYWRMGRKLLEQQSREGWGAQVIERLSADLQRAFPSMKGFSVRNLKYMRTFAEAWPDERIVQQVVAQIPWGHHLRLLDRVRDPDHRLFYVHQVLEHGWSRSVLMHQIEGGLHKRQGHAITNFARTLPSPQSDLAQQSLKDPYTLDFLPLGPELRERELERELLVHIRDFLLELGVGFAFVGSQVPIEVGRKDFYIDLLFYHLRLRCFVVIDLKTGDFEPEHAGKMNFYLSAVDDSLRHENDQPSIGLILCKHRDRVIVEYSLRDTKKPIGVSAYKLTERLPNKFARNLPSVQQLEAELKRKGRRR; encoded by the coding sequence ATGCCATCTCGTTTGTCACTGCCCACCGGTTACGTCACGTTCCTGGAGGAACTGAAGGCAGGTATCCGTCAGGCTCAGGTTCGTGCGGTGCTTGCGGCGAACTCCGAGCTCGTCTTGCTGTATTGGCGGATGGGCCGGAAGCTCCTGGAGCAGCAGTCACGGGAAGGGTGGGGTGCACAGGTCATCGAGCGGCTCAGCGCGGATTTGCAGCGGGCCTTTCCTTCGATGAAGGGCTTCTCCGTGCGTAACCTGAAGTACATGCGGACCTTTGCCGAGGCTTGGCCCGATGAGCGAATTGTGCAACAGGTTGTTGCACAAATTCCCTGGGGTCACCACCTCCGGCTACTCGACCGTGTCCGTGACCCGGATCATCGACTCTTCTACGTGCACCAGGTTCTCGAGCATGGTTGGTCCCGCAGCGTGTTGATGCATCAGATCGAAGGGGGTCTTCACAAACGGCAGGGACATGCCATCACCAACTTCGCTCGAACGTTGCCCTCTCCTCAATCGGATCTCGCGCAGCAGTCACTCAAGGACCCGTACACCCTGGACTTCCTTCCCCTTGGCCCAGAACTCCGGGAGCGAGAGCTCGAGCGGGAACTGCTGGTGCACATTCGTGACTTCCTGCTGGAACTGGGGGTCGGCTTCGCTTTCGTCGGCAGTCAGGTGCCTATCGAAGTAGGCAGGAAGGACTTCTATATCGACCTGCTCTTCTACCATCTCAGGCTGCGCTGCTTTGTCGTCATCGACCTGAAGACGGGCGACTTTGAACCGGAGCATGCCGGGAAGATGAACTTCTACCTGTCCGCAGTGGACGACTCCCTTCGTCACGAGAATGATCAGCCCAGTATCGGGCTCATCCTCTGCAAGCATCGGGATCGAGTCATTGTTGAGTACTCTCTCCGAGATACAAAGAAACCCATCGGGGTCTCCGCGTACAAGCTGACCGAGCGCCTGCCCAATAAGTTTGCTCGGAACCTACCTTCCGTTCAGCAACTCGAGGCAGAGCTGAAACGGAAAGGCAGGAGGCGGTGA
- a CDS encoding serine/threonine protein kinase, which produces MTNPFHPDLIQPGDMVRHYRVVSRLGSGGFANVFLVEHGGRPYTLKIAARPPGDEDEAREDERAFREAISLGHFRHPNLLTVRELGRWPDLEGGHFFFVTDHVPGSTFNTWRWRTQASLRRFIRVLAELVLVMAELHERGVCHRDIKPDNVLVREGDDKPFLIDFGAVFLPGAYTLTRELPPVTFHNMPPEVAAFLRGGEWEEGAHFPASPAADLYALGALLYEALTDCHPFNPRLPLDKLLLAIEFVPPVEPGQLEPRVPPGLSRLVMRLLDKDPAQRPPSARAVHEELMRLLESEGDTEAWTQPYAFATQEDAAALPGASQSKAAAGTREVSESPPVSESAAPAAPDSAGTGGEERGTGRPSGGWWRGLAVFAFVLLLLGIAWGFGRTVFASALEAVCSGAASTALVPPAPSEKGCEALLFTPPKSFRDTHALLCAASVQLLACSGVPVRPDAGGFLEQCPPEARQTAARAGFGQMPFTDVELVTGVHVGTVASPGMLNVKSGPVEGWMFLPGDERSYRVTGEAKVFQKRFYAQFDRIYLDALYPTPGIVPSPICAVVVSDREPTKKFGVLTYEVDKPIGAELDPAKVVYRGADAAILNAQLVDVYVQLPGRHFPK; this is translated from the coding sequence ATGACGAATCCCTTCCATCCGGACCTGATTCAACCCGGAGACATGGTGCGGCACTACCGGGTGGTGAGCCGCCTCGGTAGCGGTGGCTTCGCGAACGTCTTCCTGGTGGAGCACGGTGGGCGGCCCTACACACTGAAGATCGCGGCCCGCCCACCGGGGGATGAGGACGAGGCCCGGGAAGACGAGCGGGCCTTCCGGGAAGCCATCTCCCTGGGGCACTTCCGCCACCCCAACCTGTTGACGGTCCGCGAGCTGGGCCGCTGGCCGGACCTGGAAGGGGGTCACTTCTTCTTCGTCACCGACCACGTCCCTGGCTCCACCTTCAACACGTGGCGCTGGAGGACGCAGGCCTCGTTGAGGCGCTTCATCCGGGTGCTGGCCGAACTGGTCCTGGTGATGGCGGAGCTGCACGAGCGCGGCGTGTGCCACCGTGACATCAAGCCCGACAACGTCCTGGTGAGGGAGGGTGATGACAAGCCGTTCCTCATCGACTTCGGCGCGGTGTTCCTGCCCGGCGCCTACACGCTCACGCGGGAGCTCCCTCCGGTGACGTTCCACAACATGCCGCCCGAGGTCGCCGCCTTCCTGCGAGGGGGAGAGTGGGAAGAGGGCGCGCACTTCCCCGCGAGTCCCGCGGCGGATCTCTACGCCCTCGGTGCCCTGCTCTACGAGGCGCTCACGGATTGCCACCCCTTCAACCCACGCCTGCCGTTGGACAAGCTCCTGCTCGCCATCGAGTTCGTCCCGCCGGTGGAGCCCGGCCAGTTGGAGCCCCGTGTCCCGCCGGGCCTGAGCCGCCTGGTGATGAGGCTCCTGGACAAGGACCCGGCGCAACGGCCCCCGAGCGCCCGGGCCGTCCACGAGGAGTTGATGCGGTTGCTGGAGAGCGAAGGGGACACGGAGGCCTGGACGCAGCCGTATGCCTTCGCCACGCAGGAGGACGCAGCGGCTCTACCCGGGGCGTCCCAGTCCAAGGCGGCGGCGGGTACGCGGGAGGTTTCCGAATCCCCCCCAGTGTCCGAGAGCGCCGCTCCGGCGGCCCCTGACTCCGCTGGGACGGGTGGAGAGGAGCGGGGCACCGGGCGGCCTTCCGGCGGGTGGTGGAGGGGACTCGCCGTGTTCGCCTTCGTGTTGCTCCTGCTCGGGATAGCGTGGGGCTTCGGCCGCACGGTGTTCGCGTCCGCCCTGGAGGCGGTGTGTTCCGGCGCGGCATCCACTGCGTTGGTTCCGCCAGCGCCCTCCGAGAAAGGATGCGAAGCCTTGCTCTTCACCCCACCGAAGTCCTTCCGCGACACCCACGCGCTGCTCTGTGCCGCCTCCGTGCAACTCCTGGCCTGCTCGGGGGTACCGGTGCGCCCTGATGCTGGAGGTTTCCTGGAGCAGTGCCCTCCCGAAGCCCGTCAGACGGCCGCGCGGGCGGGCTTCGGGCAGATGCCCTTCACGGATGTCGAGCTGGTGACCGGTGTGCACGTTGGCACCGTGGCGAGCCCGGGCATGCTCAACGTCAAGAGTGGACCGGTGGAGGGATGGATGTTCCTGCCCGGTGATGAGAGGAGCTACCGGGTGACGGGTGAGGCGAAGGTGTTCCAGAAGCGGTTCTACGCGCAGTTCGACCGGATCTACCTCGACGCGCTCTACCCGACACCCGGCATTGTGCCGTCCCCCATCTGCGCTGTGGTCGTGAGCGATAGGGAGCCGACGAAGAAGTTCGGGGTGCTGACGTACGAGGTCGACAAGCCCATCGGGGCCGAGCTCGATCCCGCCAAGGTGGTGTATCGAGGCGCCGACGCCGCCATTCTCAACGCGCAGTTGGTGGACGTTTATGTCCAGCTCCCCGGCCGCCACTTCCCGAAGTAG
- a CDS encoding DUF692 domain-containing protein: MKPPAGVGLGWRRQLAHYLDEAERVDFVEVLAEHLDPKGPLPEPLKRLKERGVPVVLHGVSLGLGSAEPPERGRLDMLARLAERLGAVCVSEHLAFVRAGGVESGHLLPLPRTGEMLEVLAENVRRAEAALPVPLALENVASLFEWPGEGMTEARWLAGVLERTGVGVLLDVANLYANTLNHGTDAEEVLEAVPRERLAYVHVAGGVKRGGLYHDTHAHGVPEGPLVLLEKLVARVGPVPALLEWDDHFPPPEVLGAELEAMKAAQARGVARWKGGGA; encoded by the coding sequence TTGAAGCCGCCCGCGGGAGTGGGGCTGGGGTGGAGGAGGCAGCTGGCGCACTACCTCGACGAGGCGGAGCGGGTGGACTTCGTGGAGGTGCTGGCCGAGCACCTGGATCCAAAGGGCCCGCTGCCGGAGCCGCTGAAGCGGCTGAAGGAGCGGGGAGTGCCGGTGGTGCTGCACGGGGTGTCGCTGGGGCTGGGGAGCGCGGAGCCGCCGGAGCGCGGGAGGCTGGACATGCTGGCGCGGCTGGCCGAGCGGCTGGGCGCGGTATGCGTGAGCGAGCACCTGGCCTTCGTGAGAGCGGGAGGAGTGGAGAGCGGGCACCTGCTGCCGCTGCCGCGCACGGGGGAGATGTTGGAGGTGCTGGCGGAGAACGTGCGGCGGGCGGAGGCGGCGCTGCCGGTGCCGTTGGCACTGGAGAACGTGGCGAGCCTCTTCGAGTGGCCGGGCGAGGGGATGACGGAGGCCCGGTGGCTGGCGGGGGTGCTGGAGCGGACGGGGGTGGGGGTGCTGCTGGACGTGGCGAACCTGTACGCGAACACGCTCAACCACGGGACGGACGCGGAGGAGGTGCTGGAGGCGGTGCCTCGGGAGCGGCTGGCCTACGTGCACGTGGCGGGAGGGGTGAAGCGCGGGGGCCTGTACCACGACACGCACGCGCACGGGGTGCCCGAGGGGCCGCTGGTGCTGCTGGAGAAGCTGGTGGCGCGGGTGGGGCCGGTGCCGGCGCTGCTCGAGTGGGATGACCACTTCCCACCGCCGGAGGTGCTCGGCGCGGAGCTGGAGGCGATGAAGGCGGCGCAGGCGCGAGGCGTGGCGCGGTGGAAGGGTGGGGGCGCATGA